One window of Phycisphaeraceae bacterium genomic DNA carries:
- a CDS encoding NAD(P)H-binding protein → MSNRSIKTVAVTGATGFVGREVVAELVRRGLAVRALVRDRKKASRVLPRASGGAAISLIEGDIHDGVSAKETVEGAQACIHLIGIIREERGGVTFHRMHVAATRVIVEACRDAGVQRYLHMSALGVCERGICEYQTTKWEAEQIVRRSGLDWTIFRPGLIHGENSELMQTATQWVKGEIAPWFFLPYFTRGVEERNVPLGGVSRVIPVVQPVAVEDVAIAFASAVEKSEAIGETYNLVGSEKISWPEMLHEIRDQVHGANDNLSAWGVPAELAAMKATAAQHVGLGALLPFDRGMALMGGQDSVAETEKVKAQLGLNARPFRASFRKYAGSL, encoded by the coding sequence ATGAGCAACAGATCGATCAAAACGGTGGCGGTAACGGGCGCGACGGGATTTGTCGGTCGAGAAGTCGTCGCCGAGCTGGTCCGGCGCGGCTTGGCGGTTCGGGCACTCGTGCGTGACCGGAAGAAGGCGTCGCGGGTTCTGCCCCGAGCTTCGGGCGGAGCCGCCATCAGTCTGATCGAGGGCGATATCCATGACGGGGTTTCAGCCAAGGAGACCGTGGAGGGGGCGCAGGCCTGCATTCACCTCATCGGGATCATCCGCGAAGAGCGGGGCGGCGTGACTTTTCATCGGATGCACGTCGCGGCGACGCGTGTGATCGTCGAGGCATGCCGCGATGCGGGCGTGCAGCGCTACCTGCACATGTCGGCGCTCGGCGTGTGCGAGCGGGGCATCTGCGAATACCAGACAACCAAGTGGGAGGCGGAACAAATCGTGCGCCGGTCCGGGCTCGACTGGACGATCTTCCGTCCGGGGCTTATTCACGGGGAGAACAGCGAGCTGATGCAGACCGCGACGCAGTGGGTGAAGGGCGAGATCGCGCCCTGGTTCTTTCTGCCGTATTTCACGCGCGGGGTTGAAGAGCGCAATGTGCCTCTCGGCGGTGTGTCGCGGGTGATTCCCGTCGTGCAGCCGGTCGCGGTGGAGGATGTCGCAATCGCGTTCGCCTCGGCGGTCGAAAAGTCTGAAGCGATCGGCGAAACGTACAACCTCGTCGGCTCGGAGAAGATCAGCTGGCCGGAGATGCTCCACGAAATCCGGGATCAGGTGCACGGCGCGAACGACAATCTCAGCGCGTGGGGTGTGCCGGCGGAACTGGCGGCGATGAAAGCGACCGCGGCCCAGCACGTCGGCCTCGGCGCGCTGCTTCCGTTCGATCGCGGCATGGCGCTCATGGGCGGTCAGGACAGCGTGGCGGAGACCGAGAAGGTCAAAGCGCAGTTGGGGTTGAACGCGCGACCATTCCGGGCGAGCTTCCGGAAGTATGCCGGTTCGTTGTGA
- a CDS encoding VacB/RNase II family 3'-5' exoribonuclease, whose amino-acid sequence MSLRFRKRLLEHLKHDDYTARSAGQLRDDLGVEEADRAEFDEAIEELKAEKLIEIAPNGAIGLPSLGSKGGVIVGKFRKAMKGFGFVEPLEAVREGSIFIPPEATSDALSGDTVRVAVSRDKGRERSGFGDGPQFIGEIIEIVERKRSRFTGELVKRGGQWLVFPDGREVTEPIVVRDAAAKNAPEGTKVVIEIVVYPQGNVLGEGVITKVLGDAGRPDVETEAVIAAYDLPGEFPEECNDQARDVTVEYDRRMAEYHKSGAASFDKEGWGGRADLTQEFIITIDPPDAKDYDDAISIKKLPDGGWELGVHIADVAYFIPPGSAIDEEAKDRCNSVYLPRRVIPMIPELLSNGICSLQEGVHRFCKSAFMTYDKNGVCRAEGVQNTLIKSAKRLTYLEAQALIDGDFNEARRHAKTLPKYTDQLLETLQEMNACAKAIEERRNRQGMISLELPEVVLIYDDNGHVIDAEREDSAYTHKLIEMFMVEANEVLARLFERMNVPLLRRTHPDPTPGDVDNLRKAAMVAGFKIPKNPTREELQSLLNATRGTPASRAVHMAVLRTMSKAEYSPAMIGHFALASEAYAHFTSPIRRYADLTVHRALAEYLRQTDNATNRPKSDSDRKALGRVLRDSEMCPDEETLLQIGRHATIREENAESAERSLRQFLVLQLLEKHVGESFRGVITGISPKGVFVQIDKYLAEGFVKKEDLPGDVTRENLTPFWKVDPRTGALVDQRSGRSYNMGDTVSVKVVAVDLPTRRMDLVVDAGESRAAGKAKQPKLTLGGGFAKGQGAGFGDLGSSGPGRTGSQRRSQKSKSRDKGKPNWRRDRGR is encoded by the coding sequence ATGAGTCTGCGTTTTCGCAAGCGACTTCTCGAACATCTCAAGCACGACGACTACACGGCACGCAGCGCGGGCCAGCTTCGAGACGATCTAGGCGTGGAGGAGGCCGACCGCGCGGAGTTTGACGAGGCGATCGAAGAACTCAAGGCGGAGAAACTCATCGAAATCGCCCCGAACGGAGCGATCGGGTTGCCTTCACTCGGCAGCAAGGGCGGCGTGATTGTCGGCAAGTTTCGCAAGGCGATGAAAGGCTTTGGATTTGTCGAGCCGCTCGAGGCCGTGCGCGAGGGCTCGATTTTCATTCCACCCGAAGCGACGAGCGATGCGCTCTCGGGCGATACGGTGCGCGTTGCGGTCTCGCGCGACAAGGGGCGAGAGCGCTCCGGGTTTGGTGACGGTCCGCAATTCATCGGAGAGATCATCGAGATCGTGGAGCGCAAGCGCAGCCGCTTCACCGGGGAACTTGTGAAGCGTGGCGGGCAGTGGCTCGTGTTTCCCGATGGGCGAGAAGTGACCGAGCCGATCGTCGTCCGCGATGCCGCGGCAAAGAACGCGCCCGAAGGCACGAAAGTCGTCATCGAGATTGTCGTGTATCCGCAGGGCAACGTGCTCGGCGAAGGTGTTATCACGAAAGTCTTGGGAGATGCGGGGCGGCCTGACGTCGAGACCGAAGCCGTCATCGCGGCGTACGACCTGCCCGGGGAGTTCCCGGAAGAGTGCAACGACCAGGCGCGCGACGTGACCGTCGAATACGACCGGCGGATGGCCGAGTACCACAAGAGCGGTGCGGCGAGTTTCGACAAGGAAGGATGGGGTGGGCGCGCGGACCTGACGCAGGAATTCATCATCACGATCGATCCGCCGGACGCGAAGGACTACGACGACGCGATCTCGATCAAGAAACTTCCGGACGGCGGCTGGGAACTCGGCGTGCACATCGCGGACGTTGCTTACTTCATTCCGCCGGGGTCGGCGATCGATGAAGAAGCGAAAGACCGCTGCAACAGCGTGTATCTGCCGCGCCGGGTGATCCCGATGATCCCGGAACTCTTGAGCAACGGGATTTGCTCGCTTCAAGAGGGCGTGCACCGGTTTTGCAAGTCGGCGTTCATGACGTACGACAAGAACGGGGTTTGCCGCGCCGAAGGCGTGCAGAACACGCTGATCAAAAGCGCCAAGCGTCTGACGTATCTGGAAGCGCAGGCGCTGATCGACGGCGACTTCAACGAGGCGAGGCGCCACGCCAAAACCCTCCCGAAGTACACCGATCAGTTGCTCGAAACACTCCAGGAAATGAACGCGTGCGCGAAGGCGATCGAAGAGCGCCGCAATCGGCAGGGCATGATCAGCCTGGAGTTGCCGGAAGTCGTGCTGATCTACGACGACAATGGACACGTGATCGACGCGGAACGAGAAGATTCCGCCTACACGCACAAACTGATCGAAATGTTCATGGTCGAGGCGAACGAGGTGCTGGCGCGGCTTTTCGAGCGCATGAACGTGCCGCTGCTCCGGCGTACGCACCCGGACCCGACTCCGGGAGATGTGGACAATCTGCGCAAGGCCGCGATGGTCGCGGGATTCAAGATCCCCAAGAACCCGACGCGCGAGGAGCTGCAGAGTCTTCTCAACGCGACGCGCGGCACACCCGCGAGCAGAGCCGTGCATATGGCGGTCTTGCGCACGATGAGCAAGGCCGAGTATTCGCCCGCGATGATCGGTCACTTTGCGCTGGCGAGCGAGGCGTACGCGCACTTCACGAGCCCGATTCGGCGCTACGCCGACCTCACTGTCCACCGCGCTCTTGCGGAGTATCTCCGTCAGACCGACAACGCGACCAATCGACCCAAGAGCGATTCGGATCGCAAGGCGCTCGGGCGCGTGCTCCGCGATTCGGAGATGTGCCCGGATGAGGAAACGCTCCTGCAGATCGGGCGCCACGCGACGATCCGAGAGGAAAACGCGGAGTCTGCCGAACGCTCGCTGCGCCAATTCCTCGTGCTGCAACTGCTCGAAAAGCACGTCGGCGAGAGCTTCCGGGGAGTCATCACGGGAATCAGCCCCAAAGGCGTCTTTGTGCAGATCGACAAGTATCTCGCGGAAGGGTTTGTCAAGAAAGAAGACCTGCCCGGGGACGTCACGCGCGAGAACCTGACTCCGTTCTGGAAGGTCGATCCGCGCACCGGAGCGCTCGTCGATCAGCGCTCGGGCCGTTCGTACAACATGGGCGACACGGTCAGTGTCAAGGTGGTGGCCGTCGATCTGCCGACGCGGCGCATGGACCTGGTCGTCGACGCCGGAGAATCACGTGCCGCGGGAAAGGCCAAGCAGCCCAAGCTCACACTGGGCGGCGGGTTTGCGAAGGGGCAGGGCGCCGGCTTTGGCGACCTGGGAAGTTCGGGTCCGGGCAGAACGGGCTCGCAGCGCCGCAGTCAGAAAAGCAAGTCGCGCGATAAGGGCAAGCCCAATTGGCGGCGCGATCGCGGGCGTTGA
- a CDS encoding PP2C family protein-serine/threonine phosphatase: MHIRDLSDNPRLKTVVQILKDASLAREPADVFRVFGPRMWQIRPIEFFISASTRGLAKGSYKVTRYYDVAEFQRRAAIGDTGMPETVNPNPWATFHQLPTYTTGFVADCIRDGTPKILTDLHIDDDPVFGDLLKPYRSAIASPLFDSGEVKNWSIQLRRAPDAFDEARFEDAFMLGNLIGSITRNLVALKEVERLNKMLNAQFEEVARVQQSLLPEKTPEIPGLAVATSYLTSDQAGGDYYDFLPMPGNKLGILVADVSGHGAGAATIMAMLRAILHCYSGGDGSAAGVLRFANHRLVASRLEGNFVTAFFGVFDPETARLNYASAGHNPPRFLDSQNRSIRGIEDGAGLPLGITEDLGIWSEDLQLSPGDSILLYTDGITEAFGAQGTDAKADMFGIERLDAAILASDGRPDTMIENIHKALFEHTRARTRADDQTLVALQYVGPDRCLYPPLRREV, translated from the coding sequence GTGCACATCCGCGATCTCTCCGACAATCCGCGACTGAAGACCGTCGTTCAGATTCTGAAGGACGCGAGTCTTGCGCGCGAGCCTGCGGACGTATTCCGCGTGTTCGGGCCTCGGATGTGGCAGATCCGGCCGATCGAATTCTTCATCTCCGCGTCCACGCGCGGGCTGGCGAAGGGGAGCTACAAGGTCACGCGCTACTACGACGTCGCGGAGTTCCAGCGCCGCGCCGCGATCGGCGACACCGGAATGCCGGAGACGGTCAACCCGAACCCGTGGGCCACCTTTCACCAGTTGCCGACATACACGACCGGCTTTGTGGCGGACTGCATTCGTGACGGGACACCCAAAATCCTGACCGATCTGCACATCGACGACGATCCGGTGTTCGGAGATCTGCTCAAGCCGTACCGGAGCGCGATCGCATCACCTCTGTTTGATTCGGGCGAAGTGAAGAACTGGTCGATCCAGCTGCGCCGCGCGCCGGACGCCTTTGACGAGGCCAGATTTGAAGACGCTTTCATGCTCGGCAACCTGATCGGGTCGATCACGCGCAACCTTGTCGCCCTGAAAGAGGTCGAGCGGCTGAACAAGATGCTCAACGCGCAGTTTGAAGAGGTGGCGCGCGTGCAGCAATCGCTGCTGCCCGAAAAAACGCCCGAAATTCCCGGGCTCGCCGTCGCAACGAGCTATCTCACCAGCGATCAGGCGGGCGGCGACTACTACGACTTCCTGCCCATGCCGGGGAACAAGCTCGGCATTCTTGTCGCGGATGTATCGGGACACGGCGCCGGCGCCGCGACGATCATGGCGATGCTGCGTGCGATCCTGCACTGCTATTCGGGCGGGGACGGGAGTGCCGCGGGCGTGCTTCGGTTCGCGAATCACCGGCTTGTAGCGTCGCGCCTCGAAGGAAACTTCGTCACGGCCTTCTTCGGGGTGTTCGATCCGGAAACGGCGCGACTCAACTACGCCTCCGCCGGGCACAATCCTCCCCGGTTTCTCGATTCGCAGAATCGGAGCATCCGCGGTATCGAGGACGGCGCGGGTTTGCCATTGGGAATTACGGAAGACCTGGGTATCTGGAGCGAAGACTTGCAGCTCTCGCCGGGCGATTCGATCCTGCTCTATACCGACGGTATCACCGAAGCTTTCGGCGCTCAAGGGACTGATGCGAAGGCAGATATGTTTGGCATTGAGAGACTCGACGCCGCAATTCTTGCGAGTGACGGCAGGCCGGACACGATGATCGAGAACATCCACAAGGCGCTCTTCGAACACACGCGAGCCCGAACCCGAGCGGATGATCAGACGCTTGTTGCACTCCAATACGTGGGGCCGGATCGGTGCCTGTACCCACCTTTGCGGCGCGAGGTTTAG
- a CDS encoding YkgJ family cysteine cluster protein, with protein MAYSLPQLDWFSKPDPVSGEVGLRFECTMCGNCCSGPEGYVLIDDEEAAALAARLGLSTAEFLERYTRSTSAGRSLIEKTTAHGNDCIFLDREKIPGKAVCGVYDLRPKQCRTWPFWKSLLVSRKRWELASRLCPGINKGPLFTPEVIAQRRDVVDI; from the coding sequence GTGGCATACTCCCTGCCGCAGCTCGATTGGTTTTCCAAGCCCGATCCGGTTTCGGGAGAAGTCGGTCTGCGATTCGAATGCACGATGTGCGGCAACTGCTGCTCGGGCCCGGAGGGGTATGTGCTGATTGATGACGAGGAGGCCGCGGCGCTCGCCGCTCGTTTGGGACTGAGCACGGCGGAGTTTCTCGAGCGCTACACGCGCTCAACAAGCGCCGGAAGATCGCTCATTGAAAAAACAACTGCGCATGGAAACGACTGTATTTTTCTCGATCGCGAGAAGATTCCGGGGAAAGCGGTGTGCGGCGTGTACGACCTGCGCCCCAAGCAGTGCCGCACCTGGCCGTTCTGGAAGAGTCTGCTTGTGAGCCGCAAGCGCTGGGAACTGGCGTCGCGTCTCTGCCCGGGGATCAACAAGGGTCCCCTGTTTACGCCCGAAGTGATCGCGCAGCGTCGCGATGTCGTGGACATTTAG
- a CDS encoding ABC transporter ATP-binding protein translates to MSLVLRNVSFGYEAVRPVLRGVSVEFAPGAVTAIIGCNGAGKSTMLRLLAGLRRPTSGSATVGADEVAELSASERARRVIYLPQQSSVAFDYSVREVVAMGGFALSSAEGAADEALARVGLVDRASDLFLTLSAGQQQRVNLARAIAQIGSSRDEQYLLADEPVSAMDPHHAQLAMRLLKEIASSGVGVVVVLHDLSLVLRFADEVVLLGERGRIHSRGGTASVMTPGALEEIFEIGFEQLRDARGIAAAFVPSVVNP, encoded by the coding sequence GTGAGTCTCGTGCTCCGGAATGTCTCGTTTGGATACGAAGCGGTGCGGCCGGTGCTGCGCGGTGTAAGCGTGGAGTTTGCGCCGGGCGCCGTGACCGCGATCATCGGCTGCAACGGGGCGGGGAAATCGACGATGCTCCGGCTGCTGGCGGGGCTCCGCCGCCCGACGAGCGGGAGCGCGACGGTCGGAGCGGACGAGGTCGCGGAACTCTCCGCTTCCGAGAGAGCGCGGCGCGTGATCTATCTTCCGCAGCAATCGTCGGTCGCGTTTGATTACTCGGTGCGAGAAGTTGTGGCCATGGGGGGATTTGCGCTCTCATCTGCGGAGGGCGCTGCGGACGAAGCGCTCGCACGCGTGGGCCTCGTCGATCGCGCGAGTGATCTGTTTCTGACGCTCAGCGCCGGTCAGCAGCAGCGGGTGAATCTGGCCCGCGCGATCGCACAGATCGGGTCGAGCCGCGATGAACAATACCTGCTCGCCGACGAGCCGGTGAGCGCGATGGATCCGCATCACGCGCAGCTTGCGATGCGGCTGCTGAAGGAAATCGCTTCGTCGGGCGTCGGCGTCGTCGTCGTGCTGCACGATTTGTCGCTGGTGCTGCGGTTTGCCGATGAGGTCGTGCTGCTCGGCGAGAGAGGCCGGATTCACTCGCGCGGCGGCACGGCGAGCGTGATGACCCCAGGCGCGCTCGAAGAAATCTTTGAAATCGGATTTGAGCAGCTGCGCGATGCGCGGGGGATTGCCGCGGCATTTGTACCGTCGGTGGTGAATCCGTAG
- the serA gene encoding phosphoglycerate dehydrogenase, producing the protein MTSKTSFPKAKINVVLVESIHPRAVDLFRSEGFQVQSMAGAPDAKKLATMVADAHVLGIRSKSDVTSAILAAAPKLLTIGAFCIGTNQIAVDDACKRGVPVFNSPFSNTRSVAELTIAEAIGLHRGLGDKTMQMHRGDWDKSAAGSHEVRGRTLGIVGYGHIGSQVSVLAEAMGMRVVFFDIIPKMALGNARAVRSLRELLEASDVVTLHVPATKQTEKMIGKAEIARMKKGSYLINNARGSVVDVVALAAALKSGHIAGAALDVFPDEPAAKGDRFESPLQGVANVLLTPHVGGSTEEAQEAIAEDVCDKLIKFVNIGSTTGAVNVPEVELPEQLIRDGTKSVRPHRILHFHKNVPGVLSKMHTLIADMNANISAEYLRTNEDVGYVVLDVDPSDGEAIRKKLAEIPETIRVRVLW; encoded by the coding sequence ATGACCTCCAAGACCTCGTTCCCCAAAGCCAAGATCAACGTCGTTCTGGTGGAATCGATTCACCCGCGCGCGGTCGACCTTTTCAGGTCCGAGGGATTCCAGGTGCAGAGCATGGCAGGCGCGCCCGACGCCAAGAAACTCGCCACAATGGTCGCCGATGCGCACGTCCTCGGCATCCGCTCCAAAAGCGACGTCACTTCGGCGATACTCGCCGCGGCTCCCAAGCTTCTCACCATCGGCGCGTTCTGCATCGGGACAAACCAGATCGCTGTTGACGACGCCTGCAAGCGAGGCGTGCCCGTCTTCAACTCTCCGTTCAGCAACACTCGCAGCGTGGCCGAACTCACGATCGCCGAAGCCATCGGCCTGCACCGTGGCCTCGGCGACAAAACAATGCAGATGCATCGCGGCGACTGGGATAAGTCTGCCGCGGGCTCGCACGAGGTACGCGGGCGCACGCTCGGCATCGTCGGCTACGGGCACATCGGTTCGCAGGTCTCGGTGCTCGCGGAAGCGATGGGGATGCGCGTGGTGTTTTTTGACATCATCCCGAAGATGGCGCTCGGAAATGCCCGCGCTGTGCGCAGCCTCAGAGAACTTCTGGAAGCCAGCGATGTCGTCACGTTGCACGTGCCCGCGACCAAGCAAACCGAGAAAATGATCGGCAAGGCCGAGATCGCGCGGATGAAGAAGGGCAGCTATCTCATCAACAACGCGCGGGGCAGCGTGGTGGATGTTGTCGCGCTCGCCGCGGCACTCAAGAGCGGGCACATCGCCGGCGCCGCGCTCGACGTTTTTCCCGATGAACCCGCCGCGAAAGGCGACAGATTCGAGAGCCCGCTCCAGGGCGTCGCAAACGTTCTTCTGACGCCTCACGTCGGTGGCAGCACCGAGGAAGCGCAGGAAGCCATCGCCGAAGACGTCTGCGACAAGCTGATCAAGTTCGTCAACATCGGCTCGACCACCGGCGCGGTCAACGTGCCCGAGGTCGAACTGCCCGAGCAACTGATCCGCGACGGCACAAAGAGCGTGCGACCCCACCGCATCCTTCACTTCCACAAGAACGTGCCGGGCGTCTTGAGCAAGATGCACACGCTCATCGCGGACATGAACGCCAACATCAGCGCCGAGTATCTGCGTACCAACGAAGACGTCGGCTACGTCGTGCTCGATGTCGATCCGAGCGACGGCGAAGCGATCCGCAAGAAGCTCGCAGAAATCCCCGAGACGATCCGCGTGCGGGTCTTGTGGTAA
- a CDS encoding undecaprenyl-diphosphate phosphatase, translating to METWQAIVLGLVEGITEYLPISSTGHLIIAGDLMKLDRPETKAAFDAFSVIVQGGAILAVLLLYLPRFVQMLMGLLGRDRAGLRIFVNIVVAFIPAAVVGVILKKTIEAWLFHLWPVVFALVFGGIYMIGVELWRRSRKPMQGGVEGKAIENMKTGDALFVGLLQIFSMWPGTSRSMMTITAGYFRGLKPGAAAEFSFLLGMPTLLAATLYTLYKDHAEHKAAGTKNMFEVLGAKPILIGIAVAAISAFIAVRWLVGFLNKHGLVAFGIYRIIVGVLLLALALAGIVTVAK from the coding sequence ATGGAAACCTGGCAGGCGATCGTCCTCGGTCTTGTTGAAGGAATCACCGAGTATCTCCCCATCAGTTCGACGGGTCACCTGATCATCGCGGGCGACCTGATGAAGCTCGATCGGCCCGAGACCAAGGCCGCGTTCGATGCGTTCAGCGTCATCGTCCAAGGGGGCGCGATCCTCGCGGTGCTGCTTCTCTATCTGCCGCGGTTCGTGCAGATGCTCATGGGACTTCTGGGGCGAGACCGCGCCGGGCTCCGCATCTTTGTCAACATCGTCGTCGCGTTCATTCCCGCGGCAGTCGTCGGCGTGATTCTCAAAAAGACCATCGAAGCCTGGCTCTTTCATCTCTGGCCCGTCGTCTTCGCGCTCGTGTTCGGCGGCATCTACATGATCGGCGTCGAACTCTGGCGCCGCTCGCGCAAGCCCATGCAGGGGGGCGTCGAGGGCAAAGCCATCGAGAACATGAAGACCGGCGATGCTTTGTTCGTCGGTTTGCTCCAAATCTTTTCGATGTGGCCGGGAACCAGCCGCTCGATGATGACGATCACCGCGGGGTATTTCCGGGGTCTCAAGCCCGGTGCCGCGGCAGAGTTCAGCTTTCTCCTCGGCATGCCCACGCTGCTCGCCGCCACGCTCTACACGCTGTACAAAGATCACGCCGAGCACAAGGCTGCGGGCACGAAGAACATGTTCGAAGTGCTTGGAGCGAAGCCGATTCTGATCGGGATCGCGGTCGCCGCGATCAGCGCGTTCATCGCGGTTCGCTGGCTCGTCGGGTTCCTGAACAAGCACGGCCTCGTGGCGTTCGGCATCTACCGAATCATTGTCGGCGTGCTTCTCCTTGCTCTTGCTCTGGCGGGCATCGTGACCGTGGCAAAGTAG
- a CDS encoding RNA methyltransferase: protein MHPLIEVSHSSDPRVREYQSLKEGDLARGIDVSCPHGSFICEGALVAEHLLASTYPCRSFLIARSKLDAHRDLLERAPAAAPVYVADDPVLHEVVGFKFHRGLLASGARKAPLSEVESLRVMKAAPALIALEDLTNLDNMGGLFRCVSALAPEGTVVVLSPQSVDPLYRKAIRVSMGHSLRIPFITLQDWAQAPEQICSAGFELIALTPDPDAEAMQGVVRGQSASSRKLALALGAEGPGLSKHFLASADRRVRIVQRPGVDSLNVMVAGAIAMSALFRPGG, encoded by the coding sequence ATGCACCCGTTGATTGAAGTCTCGCATTCCTCCGACCCGCGCGTTCGCGAGTACCAGTCACTCAAAGAAGGGGACCTCGCCCGCGGCATCGACGTCTCCTGCCCGCACGGTTCATTCATTTGTGAGGGAGCGCTCGTCGCGGAACACCTTCTCGCTTCCACCTATCCGTGTCGGTCATTTCTGATCGCGCGTTCCAAGCTCGATGCTCACCGCGATCTGCTGGAGAGGGCGCCCGCGGCCGCGCCGGTCTACGTCGCCGATGATCCGGTGCTGCACGAAGTGGTGGGGTTCAAGTTTCACAGGGGCCTGCTCGCCTCGGGCGCGCGCAAAGCGCCGCTCTCCGAGGTGGAATCGCTTCGCGTGATGAAGGCAGCGCCGGCGCTCATTGCGCTCGAAGACCTGACGAATCTCGACAACATGGGCGGGCTTTTCCGCTGCGTCTCCGCGCTCGCGCCCGAAGGCACTGTTGTCGTGCTTTCTCCTCAATCGGTCGATCCGCTCTATCGCAAGGCGATCCGCGTTTCGATGGGGCATTCGCTTCGGATCCCGTTTATCACTCTGCAAGACTGGGCGCAAGCGCCGGAGCAGATCTGCAGCGCCGGGTTCGAACTCATCGCCCTCACTCCCGACCCGGACGCGGAAGCGATGCAAGGCGTGGTGCGGGGGCAATCGGCATCGAGCCGCAAACTCGCTCTCGCGCTCGGGGCTGAGGGCCCCGGACTCTCGAAGCACTTTCTGGCCTCGGCCGATCGGCGCGTGCGCATCGTGCAACGCCCCGGAGTCGATTCGCTCAACGTCATGGTTGCGGGCGCGATCGCAATGTCAGCGCTTTTCCGGCCCGGGGGCTGA
- a CDS encoding efflux RND transporter periplasmic adaptor subunit gives MVRLATIILSIIGVAIAILAVTTGKRTIPDTPLARPASVNPFGRGVAALGIVEPAGRIIEIAAPEPGLVTSVFVGVGDVVSKDQPLMQLDTRAIDSQIVRAEGELKARQAEIDRWRAIPRAEDIPPLEAEVQRAQAHLVDAQDKLQRASDAVKSGAMSARDVASAQASVDVAKAEVASANAALAKLKAGGWKADLQVAEANLESTKAQIAALQVLKERMTVRAPREGTVLRRDVEPGEYVQGPNMARPPLVLGDLSRLDVRAQVDEEDFALIGSDSKAVGRTRGASPQELELTIIRIEPFARPKLNLSGANSERTDTRIIDVVMSIVGNDGTGGSFGIVPGQAVDVFFDATAKKQSAPGPEKR, from the coding sequence ATGGTGCGTCTCGCCACAATCATTCTTTCGATCATCGGGGTTGCGATCGCGATTCTCGCCGTCACGACAGGGAAGCGCACGATCCCCGACACGCCTCTCGCGCGGCCGGCCAGCGTCAATCCATTCGGGCGTGGCGTCGCGGCGCTCGGCATCGTCGAGCCCGCCGGACGCATCATCGAAATCGCGGCGCCGGAACCCGGCCTGGTGACTTCGGTTTTCGTCGGCGTGGGCGATGTGGTCAGCAAGGATCAGCCGCTGATGCAGCTCGACACCCGCGCAATCGATTCTCAGATCGTCCGCGCCGAGGGCGAACTCAAGGCGCGGCAGGCCGAGATCGATCGCTGGCGCGCGATCCCCCGCGCCGAAGATATCCCGCCGCTCGAGGCCGAAGTGCAGCGCGCTCAGGCCCACCTCGTTGATGCGCAGGACAAACTCCAGCGCGCCAGTGATGCGGTCAAGAGCGGCGCGATGTCCGCGCGGGATGTGGCCTCCGCGCAGGCCTCGGTCGATGTCGCCAAAGCCGAAGTCGCTTCCGCAAACGCGGCACTCGCGAAGCTGAAAGCGGGCGGCTGGAAAGCCGACCTCCAGGTTGCCGAGGCCAACCTCGAATCCACCAAGGCGCAGATCGCGGCACTCCAGGTTCTGAAAGAACGAATGACCGTGCGGGCGCCGCGCGAAGGAACCGTTCTCCGGCGCGACGTCGAGCCCGGCGAGTATGTCCAGGGCCCCAACATGGCACGCCCGCCTCTGGTTCTCGGCGATCTCTCGCGGCTCGATGTTCGCGCGCAGGTCGATGAAGAAGATTTCGCGCTCATCGGCTCGGATTCCAAGGCGGTCGGGCGCACGCGCGGTGCATCGCCCCAGGAACTGGAACTGACAATCATCCGGATCGAGCCTTTCGCGCGCCCCAAGCTCAACCTTTCCGGCGCGAACTCCGAACGCACCGACACGCGAATCATCGACGTCGTGATGTCGATCGTCGGAAACGACGGCACCGGCGGTTCATTCGGCATTGTGCCGGGCCAAGCGGTGGACGTTTTCTTCGATGCGACCGCGAAGAAGCAGTCAGCCCCCGGGCCGGAAAAGCGCTGA